One genomic segment of Streptomyces liangshanensis includes these proteins:
- the glgX gene encoding glycogen debranching protein GlgX gives MQVWPGQTYPLGATYDGAGTNFAVYSEAADRIELCLLHDDGSETAVELRESDAFVRHAYLPGIMPGQRYGFRAHGPYEPERGQRCNSAKLLLDPYARAISGAVEWNESVYGYHFGKPDSRNDLDSAPHTMTSVVVNPYFDWGDDRLPRTEYHKTVLYEAHVKGLTMLHPELPEELRGTYAGLAHPAVIEHLTELGVTALELMPVHQFVNDHRLVDAGLANYWGYNTIGFFAPHNTYASWGDRGEQVLEFKQAVKALHQAGIEVILDVVYNHTAEGNHLGPTLSFRGLDNAQYYRLSEDQRYYTDTTGTGNSLLMRSPHVLQLIMDSLRYWVTEMHVDGFRFDLAATLARQFHEVDRLSSFFDLVQQDPVVSQVKLIAEPWDVGEGGYQVGNFPPLWTEWNGKYRDTVRDLWRGEPRTLAEFAGRLTGSSDLYQDDGRRPLASINFTTCHDGFTLHDMVSYNDKHNDANGEDNRDGESHNRSWNCGVEGETDDPEIIELRNRQMRNFVATLMLSQGVPMLSHGDEFSRTQGGNNNAYCQDNEVSWVKWPEPGEDTDRTMLEFTQAMVWLRRDHPVFRRRRFFHGRPVEGTHDDLSDISWFTPEGGEMTQEDWQAAHAKAMTVFLNGGAISEPGPRGERISDDSFLLMFNASAEELEFVVPVNHGRQWQVMVDTARPEGVPPGQGEKVDGGERITMIGRSLTVLMRPA, from the coding sequence ATGCAGGTCTGGCCGGGACAGACGTATCCCCTCGGCGCCACGTACGACGGCGCCGGCACCAACTTCGCGGTCTACTCCGAGGCCGCCGACCGGATCGAGTTGTGCCTGCTGCACGACGACGGTTCAGAAACGGCGGTGGAACTGCGCGAGAGCGACGCCTTCGTCCGGCACGCCTACCTGCCGGGCATCATGCCCGGCCAGCGCTACGGCTTCCGGGCGCACGGACCGTACGAACCGGAGCGGGGGCAGCGCTGCAACTCCGCCAAGCTGCTCCTCGACCCGTACGCGCGTGCGATCAGCGGGGCCGTCGAATGGAACGAGTCGGTCTACGGCTACCACTTCGGGAAGCCGGACTCGCGCAACGACCTGGACTCCGCCCCCCACACGATGACCTCGGTCGTGGTCAATCCGTACTTCGACTGGGGCGACGACCGGCTCCCGCGGACCGAGTACCACAAGACGGTCCTGTACGAGGCCCACGTGAAGGGCCTCACGATGCTCCACCCGGAGCTGCCCGAGGAACTGCGCGGCACGTACGCGGGGCTGGCCCACCCGGCGGTGATCGAGCACCTGACGGAGCTGGGCGTGACCGCGCTGGAGCTGATGCCGGTCCACCAGTTCGTCAACGACCACCGCCTCGTGGACGCCGGCCTCGCGAACTACTGGGGCTACAACACGATCGGCTTCTTCGCCCCGCACAACACCTACGCCTCCTGGGGCGACCGGGGCGAACAGGTCCTGGAGTTCAAGCAGGCGGTCAAGGCGCTGCACCAGGCGGGCATCGAGGTCATCCTCGACGTCGTCTACAACCACACGGCGGAGGGCAACCACCTCGGCCCGACGCTCTCCTTCCGCGGCCTGGACAACGCGCAGTACTACCGGCTGTCCGAGGACCAGCGCTACTACACGGACACCACGGGGACCGGGAACTCCCTGCTGATGCGCAGCCCGCACGTGCTCCAGCTGATCATGGACTCGCTGCGGTACTGGGTGACCGAGATGCACGTCGACGGTTTCCGCTTCGACCTGGCGGCGACCCTGGCCCGCCAGTTCCACGAGGTGGACCGGCTGTCGTCGTTCTTCGACCTGGTGCAGCAGGACCCGGTGGTGAGCCAGGTGAAGCTGATCGCCGAGCCGTGGGACGTGGGCGAGGGCGGGTACCAGGTGGGGAACTTCCCGCCGCTGTGGACCGAGTGGAACGGCAAGTACCGCGACACCGTACGGGACCTGTGGCGGGGCGAGCCGAGGACGCTGGCGGAGTTCGCCGGCCGCCTCACCGGTTCGTCCGACCTCTACCAGGACGACGGGCGCCGGCCGCTGGCCTCCATCAACTTCACCACCTGCCACGACGGCTTCACCCTGCACGACATGGTGTCGTACAACGACAAGCACAACGACGCCAACGGTGAGGACAACCGGGACGGCGAGAGCCACAACCGGTCGTGGAACTGCGGGGTGGAGGGCGAGACCGACGATCCGGAGATCATCGAGCTGCGCAACCGCCAGATGCGCAACTTCGTCGCGACGCTGATGCTGTCGCAGGGCGTGCCGATGCTGAGCCACGGTGACGAGTTCTCCCGGACGCAGGGCGGCAACAACAACGCCTACTGCCAGGACAACGAGGTGTCGTGGGTCAAGTGGCCCGAGCCGGGCGAGGACACCGACCGGACCATGCTCGAGTTCACCCAGGCCATGGTGTGGCTGCGGCGCGACCATCCGGTCTTCCGGCGGCGGCGCTTCTTCCACGGCCGTCCGGTGGAGGGCACGCACGACGACCTCTCCGACATCTCGTGGTTCACGCCGGAGGGCGGCGAGATGACGCAGGAGGACTGGCAGGCGGCCCACGCCAAGGCCATGACGGTCTTCCTGAACGGGGGCGCGATCTCCGAGCCGGGGCCGCGCGGTGAGCGGATCTCGGACGACTCGTTCCTGTTGATGTTCAACGCGAGCGCGGAGGAACTGGAGTTCGTGGTCCCGGTGAACCACGGGCGCCAGTGGCAGGTGATGGTGGACACGGCCCGGCCGGAGGGGGTGCCTCCGGGGCAGGGCGAGAAGGTCGACGGCGGTGAGCGGATCACGATGATCGGCCGCAGCCTGACGGTCCTGATGCGCCCGGCGTGA
- a CDS encoding cytochrome P450 yields the protein MPVDPSARIRATNATDPAAGRDDPALTPATSAAWPAPGGVPAECPAASRVALPGGGGADVRGAGGSGGGNGVPRVLLRGAVPDPYPFYRTLRERSPLAYEPVLGVWLVSRYDDVSLALTDPRFTQGHRPGDPDCAAHPVLPERGLGEVVERTAYVLARRIAGRGRADLVEEFCRWLPAGALATAVGGACRDGRDLSRLVRRRAETAPAGPCASRTAVRETALAAFLANVLGEPGLGALLREHPALIPRAWAESLRRDPPVQVVLRRTSAEVEVTGGTLPPGARVACLIGAAGRDPARFRDPDRFDLARTDPGQLTFGTGSCPAVLLAGLEAEHGVRALLTAMPALRWADGFRPVPAGLVVRAPRTLLVSPGGRRGS from the coding sequence ATGCCGGTCGATCCGTCCGCCCGCATACGCGCCACGAACGCGACGGACCCGGCAGCCGGGCGGGACGACCCCGCGCTGACCCCCGCCACCTCCGCCGCGTGGCCCGCCCCCGGAGGCGTCCCCGCCGAGTGCCCGGCGGCCTCGCGGGTCGCCCTGCCCGGTGGCGGCGGGGCCGACGTGCGGGGCGCGGGCGGGAGCGGTGGGGGCAATGGGGTGCCCCGGGTGTTGTTGCGGGGGGCCGTGCCCGATCCGTACCCCTTCTACCGCACCCTCCGCGAGCGTTCGCCCCTCGCCTACGAGCCCGTCCTCGGGGTCTGGCTCGTCAGCCGGTACGACGACGTCTCCCTCGCGCTCACCGACCCCCGGTTCACCCAGGGCCACCGGCCCGGCGACCCGGACTGCGCCGCCCACCCCGTGCTGCCGGAACGCGGGCTCGGGGAGGTCGTCGAGCGCACCGCGTACGTCCTCGCGCGGCGTATCGCCGGGCGGGGGCGGGCCGACCTGGTCGAGGAGTTCTGCCGGTGGCTGCCCGCCGGGGCGCTCGCGACCGCCGTCGGCGGCGCCTGCCGGGACGGCCGCGACCTGTCCCGGCTCGTACGCCGCCGCGCCGAGACCGCCCCCGCCGGACCGTGCGCGTCCCGGACCGCCGTCCGCGAGACGGCCCTCGCCGCGTTCCTCGCCAACGTGCTGGGGGAGCCGGGCCTCGGCGCGCTCCTGCGCGAACACCCCGCGCTGATCCCGCGCGCCTGGGCCGAGTCCCTGCGGCGCGACCCGCCCGTCCAGGTCGTGCTGCGCCGTACCTCCGCCGAGGTCGAGGTGACCGGCGGCACCCTCCCGCCCGGCGCCCGGGTCGCCTGCCTCATCGGCGCGGCGGGCCGCGACCCCGCCCGCTTCCGGGACCCCGACCGCTTCGACCTGGCGCGGACCGACCCCGGCCAGCTCACCTTCGGCACCGGCTCCTGCCCGGCCGTGCTGCTCGCGGGCCTGGAGGCGGAACACGGCGTACGGGCCCTGCTGACGGCGATGCCCGCCCTGCGCTGGGCCGACGGCTTCCGCCCCGTCCCGGCCGGACTGGTCGTCAGGGCCCCGCGGACGCTTCTGGTCAGCCCCGGCGGCCGACGGGGGTCGTAG
- a CDS encoding RHS repeat-associated core domain-containing protein → MPVARRRRHWWPLSVLAVATATATMTAALPANAQPLPATRPAGAPAPAAEPGPSPLGVTKAPASTPLETADSAGRPLVKSAEADPGFHAFGIGQVPWSEFYSAQLSDGVSAQVNYGNGNLLLTVEGFDIPDSGPGLSYGDTFNSLNSMGWSATSGADYVVTEPTPNGASVEGPSRTVAVFARDGAGFTPAKGYKQDLTEASDKKSFTLTTRRTGEKTTFSRPGTTGPARVSKVEDKNGNATTITYSGDFTSKITSASGRTLTFANDGTHLTEVTDNTGRTIGYTYSGDLIKTFTDTDGRTTTFDYDTSGRPTKVTTAEGRQTRFTWDSAKVASLTRVVDNSTGAGNTTVFSWALGPDNTSSEGFVRITDPRGKNTLKTVDGFWRTKGTEDPLGHERSKSWGPDNNIATATDAMGASPQDGNVTSYTYDSAFNPTSAALPTGASATATWVKKGSGYFPETATSASAEKTANGYDTSGNLLTSEDSTSGGTAAKWTYTYNPRTGTMTCGGLPGQRCTATDPREKKTGYTYDSAGNLTKVTPPSPLDPITYTYDTLGRQRTTTDGRGVTTTYTYDNRDRVKTQTAGSATVTYTYDADGNLKTRTTPAGTSTFTYDEQNRERTRTLPGTPATSITYDATGNLATATDSGGTVTYGYDDANQLTSVTEPGGARTSYSYNNNGERTRTTFPGGTIQTVTPDNSGRPTKVEAKSGTTTLSSISYDYANAGKDTDKIRKRTADGAATAYTYDTAGRLTKAVETRSGATTAGWAYCYDKAGNRTGGSSGTSLPASCDDATQKATYNDAGELTAFNGNTNFSYDGAGNETSAAGPTGTRTGGTWTPFTQLGAYTQAGATTGQTYAGTDNTQRLARDTTTFTNAAVGLSNQNAAGTTTGFVREPSGTLVSMRTGGNSQYYLTDVQGSVIGLVDATGKRTATYAYGPYGEPRTTTGTAQPYRYTSTYLDPSGLYKMGARYYDANLGRFTQPDPSGKENNSYLYAGGDPVNHTDPTGLSALDWLGPIGDGIQAVDHLRQGDTQALWGDVAGFAAGAAVGLGCEAVLGLTTPATLGASAVGGQAVCYAGAWGASTGVSNLIGG, encoded by the coding sequence ATGCCCGTGGCGCGCCGCCGCAGACACTGGTGGCCGCTGTCCGTCCTGGCGGTGGCCACCGCGACGGCCACCATGACCGCCGCCCTCCCCGCGAACGCCCAGCCCCTACCGGCCACGCGTCCCGCCGGCGCGCCGGCCCCCGCGGCCGAGCCGGGCCCGTCGCCGCTGGGGGTGACGAAGGCACCGGCGAGCACCCCGCTGGAGACGGCTGACTCCGCCGGGCGGCCGCTGGTGAAGTCCGCCGAGGCCGATCCGGGTTTCCACGCCTTCGGCATCGGCCAGGTCCCTTGGTCGGAGTTCTACTCCGCCCAGCTCTCCGACGGTGTCAGTGCCCAGGTCAACTACGGCAACGGCAACCTGCTCCTGACCGTCGAGGGCTTCGACATCCCCGACTCCGGCCCGGGCCTGTCCTACGGCGACACCTTCAACAGCCTCAACAGCATGGGGTGGAGCGCCACCTCCGGCGCCGACTACGTCGTCACGGAGCCCACCCCCAACGGCGCCTCGGTCGAAGGCCCGTCGCGCACCGTCGCCGTCTTCGCCCGGGACGGCGCGGGTTTCACCCCCGCCAAGGGCTACAAGCAGGATCTGACCGAGGCCTCGGACAAGAAGTCCTTCACTCTCACGACCCGTCGCACCGGGGAGAAGACCACCTTCAGCCGTCCGGGCACCACCGGGCCCGCACGAGTGTCGAAGGTGGAGGACAAGAACGGCAACGCCACCACGATCACCTACTCCGGTGACTTCACCTCCAAGATCACCTCCGCGTCGGGCCGCACGCTGACCTTCGCCAACGACGGCACACACCTCACCGAGGTCACCGACAACACCGGCCGGACGATCGGCTACACCTACTCCGGTGACCTGATCAAGACCTTCACCGACACCGACGGCAGGACCACCACCTTCGACTACGACACCTCCGGCCGCCCGACCAAGGTCACGACGGCGGAGGGGCGGCAGACCAGGTTCACCTGGGACAGCGCCAAGGTCGCCTCGCTTACCCGCGTGGTCGACAACTCGACCGGAGCCGGCAACACCACCGTCTTCAGCTGGGCGCTGGGCCCCGACAACACCAGCAGTGAGGGCTTCGTCCGGATCACCGACCCGCGGGGGAAGAACACGCTCAAGACGGTCGACGGATTCTGGCGGACCAAGGGGACCGAGGACCCGCTCGGGCACGAGCGCTCGAAGTCCTGGGGCCCGGACAACAACATCGCGACGGCCACCGACGCGATGGGCGCCTCCCCCCAGGACGGCAACGTCACCAGTTACACGTACGACTCCGCCTTCAACCCCACCTCGGCGGCCCTCCCGACCGGCGCCTCCGCCACCGCGACCTGGGTGAAGAAGGGCAGCGGCTACTTTCCCGAGACGGCCACCTCCGCCTCGGCGGAGAAGACCGCCAACGGCTACGACACCTCCGGCAACCTGCTGACCTCCGAGGACTCCACCTCCGGCGGCACCGCCGCGAAGTGGACGTACACCTACAACCCCAGGACCGGCACGATGACCTGCGGCGGCCTGCCCGGCCAGCGCTGCACGGCCACCGACCCACGGGAGAAGAAGACCGGCTACACGTACGACTCCGCCGGCAACCTGACCAAGGTCACCCCGCCGTCCCCGCTCGACCCGATCACGTACACCTACGACACCCTGGGCCGTCAGAGGACGACAACCGACGGACGCGGCGTCACCACCACCTACACCTACGACAACCGCGACCGGGTGAAGACCCAGACCGCCGGCAGTGCCACCGTCACGTACACCTACGACGCGGACGGCAACCTCAAGACCCGTACCACCCCGGCCGGAACCTCGACGTTCACCTACGACGAGCAGAACCGCGAGCGCACCCGCACCCTGCCGGGCACCCCGGCCACCTCGATCACCTACGACGCCACCGGCAACCTGGCCACGGCCACCGACTCCGGCGGCACGGTGACGTACGGCTACGACGACGCCAACCAGCTGACCTCCGTCACCGAACCGGGCGGCGCGAGGACGAGCTACAGCTACAACAACAACGGCGAGCGGACCAGGACCACCTTCCCGGGCGGCACCATCCAGACCGTCACCCCGGACAACTCCGGCCGGCCCACGAAGGTCGAGGCCAAGTCGGGTACGACGACCCTGTCCTCGATCTCCTACGACTACGCGAACGCGGGCAAGGACACCGACAAGATCCGCAAGCGCACCGCGGACGGCGCCGCCACCGCCTACACGTACGACACCGCGGGCCGCCTCACCAAGGCCGTGGAGACCAGGAGCGGGGCCACCACCGCCGGTTGGGCCTACTGCTACGACAAGGCCGGCAACCGCACCGGCGGCTCCTCCGGCACCAGCCTTCCCGCCAGTTGCGACGACGCCACCCAGAAGGCGACCTACAACGACGCGGGCGAGCTGACCGCCTTCAACGGCAACACCAACTTCTCCTACGACGGCGCCGGCAACGAGACGAGCGCGGCCGGTCCCACCGGCACCCGCACGGGCGGGACGTGGACCCCCTTCACCCAACTGGGCGCCTACACCCAGGCCGGTGCCACCACCGGCCAGACCTACGCCGGCACCGACAACACCCAGCGCCTGGCCCGCGACACCACCACCTTCACCAACGCGGCCGTCGGCCTGAGCAACCAGAACGCCGCCGGTACCACCACCGGTTTCGTCCGCGAACCCTCGGGCACCCTGGTGTCCATGAGGACCGGGGGGAACAGCCAGTACTACCTCACGGACGTCCAGGGTTCGGTCATCGGCCTCGTCGACGCCACGGGCAAACGCACCGCCACCTACGCCTACGGCCCCTACGGCGAACCCCGCACCACCACCGGCACCGCGCAGCCCTACCGCTACACCAGCACCTACCTCGACCCGTCAGGGCTCTACAAGATGGGCGCCCGCTACTACGACGCCAACCTCGGCCGCTTCACCCAACCCGACCCCTCCGGCAAGGAAAACAACAGCTACCTCTACGCCGGCGGCGACCCCGTTAACCACACAGACCCCACGGGGCTCTCGGCACTCGACTGGCTCGGTCCCATAGGTGACGGAATACAAGCCGTCGACCACCTGCGCCAGGGCGATACACAAGCCCTCTGGGGGGATGTGGCCGGATTCGCCGCCGGTGCGGCGGTGGGACTCGGGTGCGAAGCCGTACTGGGCTTGACCACTCCCGCGACCCTGGGCGCCTCCGCAGTCGGCGGGCAGGCCGTTTGCTACGCCGGGGCGTGGGGCGCAAGCACAGGGGTGTCAAACCTGATCGGTGGTTAG
- a CDS encoding SAV2148 family HEPN domain-containing protein, with the protein MSSGGLELPPGDVGHEGDSGDIPPGAVSLARPMEIGAELDWGAEAWSEVRTRAQRAGRAYIWLNLVEQRLRSVVAAVLRPIYEPVHGEEWVVAAAGPAGQEWVQRAVAVREVSRRKGYLLDPADDNVLSFLTLPQLRELMVQHWPCFEPYFDDRRDVELALDELEVARNVVSRNRALSETVLAQAERASARLLEILGGGAGIPSTARLRVDAVEDLVGDRYADVVSVHPDRVRLQRQIPAEDLFGGARRVDAIGIGLNLLVQNFSGRRLIRLAESGCRIRLVFLNPASSAVKRRERELGLKKGELSRTVEMNILHMRRVRSNLRDPGAFEIHVFDETPRFTAYLVDGDGPDGLAVVQSYLRRARGMEAPVLVLRGGGREVVRAGQEQEHGLFQTYREEFESVWTDSRPVS; encoded by the coding sequence GTGAGCTCGGGAGGCCTGGAGCTACCCCCCGGTGACGTGGGTCACGAGGGGGATTCCGGCGACATCCCGCCCGGGGCGGTCTCCCTCGCGCGCCCGATGGAGATCGGGGCGGAGCTGGACTGGGGCGCGGAGGCCTGGAGCGAGGTCCGCACCCGCGCGCAGCGGGCCGGGCGCGCCTACATCTGGCTGAACCTGGTCGAGCAGCGGCTGCGGTCCGTGGTGGCCGCCGTGCTGAGGCCCATCTACGAACCGGTGCACGGCGAGGAGTGGGTGGTCGCCGCCGCCGGCCCCGCCGGGCAGGAGTGGGTGCAGCGGGCGGTGGCCGTACGGGAGGTGTCGCGGCGCAAGGGCTATCTCCTGGACCCGGCCGACGACAACGTCCTGAGCTTCCTCACCCTCCCGCAGCTGCGGGAGCTGATGGTCCAGCACTGGCCCTGCTTCGAGCCCTACTTTGACGACCGGCGTGACGTGGAACTGGCGCTGGACGAGCTGGAGGTCGCGCGGAACGTCGTCTCGCGCAACCGCGCGCTCTCCGAGACGGTCCTCGCGCAGGCGGAGCGGGCCTCGGCCCGGCTGCTGGAGATCCTCGGCGGGGGCGCCGGGATCCCGTCGACCGCGCGGCTGCGGGTCGACGCGGTGGAGGACCTGGTCGGCGACCGGTACGCGGACGTCGTCTCCGTCCACCCCGACCGGGTCAGGCTCCAGCGCCAGATCCCGGCGGAGGACCTGTTCGGCGGGGCCCGGCGCGTCGACGCGATCGGGATAGGCCTGAACCTCCTCGTGCAGAACTTCTCCGGGCGCCGCCTGATCCGGCTCGCCGAGTCGGGCTGCCGGATACGGCTCGTCTTCCTCAACCCCGCGAGCAGCGCGGTCAAGCGGCGCGAGCGCGAACTGGGCCTGAAGAAGGGCGAGCTGAGCCGCACGGTGGAGATGAACATCCTGCACATGCGGCGGGTCCGCTCCAACCTCCGCGACCCGGGCGCCTTCGAGATCCACGTCTTCGACGAGACCCCGCGCTTCACCGCGTACCTGGTGGACGGCGACGGCCCCGACGGCCTCGCCGTGGTCCAGTCGTACCTGCGCCGGGCCCGCGGCATGGAGGCCCCGGTCCTGGTCCTGCGAGGCGGCGGCCGCGAGGTGGTCCGAGCGGGCCAGGAACAGGAACACGGCCTCTTCCAGACGTACCGCGAGGAGTTCGAGTCGGTCTGGACGGACTCCCGCCCGGTGTCCTGA
- a CDS encoding GNAT family N-acetyltransferase, protein MDQHEVLNRFDRHMRRDATPDNSAAVVEHTGGVVRQSGGPHDWNGVLWSDLDEESAPAAVAAQVAHFTALGREFEWKHYSHDRPATLPALLLAAGFVAEPAEALMVGEAAALTAPVELPEGVRLVPVTDAAGVELMASVHEQAFGSDGGWLRQRLLAQLTGTPDEVVAVVAMAGDVPVSAARMDLPPGKEFAGLWGGGTTEAWRGKGVYRALVAYRARIAAARGYPYLQVDASDDSRPILHRLGFVQLSITTPYVHKP, encoded by the coding sequence ATGGATCAGCACGAGGTACTGAATCGGTTCGACCGGCACATGCGCCGGGACGCCACGCCCGACAACTCCGCCGCCGTCGTCGAGCACACCGGCGGAGTGGTACGGCAGAGCGGCGGCCCGCACGACTGGAACGGCGTCCTCTGGTCGGACCTGGACGAGGAGTCCGCCCCGGCCGCCGTCGCCGCGCAGGTGGCGCACTTCACCGCCCTCGGGCGCGAGTTCGAGTGGAAGCACTACAGCCACGACCGCCCCGCCACCCTCCCCGCCCTGCTCCTCGCGGCCGGGTTCGTGGCCGAGCCCGCCGAGGCCCTGATGGTCGGGGAGGCCGCCGCCCTGACCGCCCCGGTCGAGCTGCCCGAGGGCGTACGGCTGGTCCCGGTCACCGACGCGGCCGGGGTCGAGCTGATGGCGTCCGTCCACGAGCAGGCCTTCGGCTCGGACGGCGGATGGCTCAGGCAGCGGCTCCTCGCCCAGCTCACCGGGACGCCCGACGAGGTCGTCGCGGTGGTCGCCATGGCGGGGGACGTACCGGTCAGCGCGGCCCGCATGGATCTGCCGCCGGGCAAGGAGTTCGCCGGGCTGTGGGGCGGCGGGACGACCGAGGCGTGGCGCGGGAAGGGCGTCTACCGGGCGCTGGTGGCGTACCGGGCGCGGATCGCCGCCGCGCGCGGATACCCCTATCTCCAGGTCGACGCGTCCGACGACAGCCGCCCGATCCTCCACCGGCTGGGATTCGTACAGCTGAGCATCACCACGCCGTACGTCCACAAGCCGTAG
- the treY gene encoding malto-oligosyltrehalose synthase: MTPTATYRLQLQPDFPFSAAAKAVPYLAALGVSHLHLSPVLEAVPGSAHGYDVVDHSAVRAELGGEDGLRRLAARAHEYGLGIVLDIVPNHMATAPRHNKALWEVLREGRDSPYARWFDIDWDAGDGKLLMPVLPGPVGGELAAGELRVEEGLLCHGEQRFPLAEGTAHLPLPELLDRQHYRLAWWRLARTELNYRRFFTISDLIGVRVEDPEVFDATHAKILELVRDGVVDGLRIDHPDGLADPEAYLRRLDEATGGDCWTVVEKILTGEEPLPAGWPVAGTTGYDALHRIDGVFTDPVGARALEDLYRTVAAPAGDRGGYWEGTVRRAAYKVVIHELAAETAFLGRAAERICAADPALRDHAPWALRTAIRELLVRVPVYRPYTTAGGPSPDAAEAAVSDEAVRQVKAAFVVPGESAAVDVVRELALGRLGTGPDHVAFCARFAQTSSALRAKSVEDTAFYRYVPLISANEVGGDPGDPAVSPERFHAYCARLARDWPTTGTVLTTHDTKRSADVRAGIAVLSECPERWGDLLERVTGVAAPDPQMAWQAWQTSVGFTPAGEILEENDGGGRAFGAAPGTPAGDVEAAEASWPDGARMVPALLKSVREAGLHTNWTEGDPLYERAVTEFVEAGPAGPARRTVAAFTRTLGPYVRASALGAALVHLTMPGVPDLYQGTEREYVALVDPDNRAPFRTGPPDEKTVVTTAALGLRRERPEVFGASGTYLPLTANGRATDHCLAFCRSGEVVTAVTRLPLRLAEAGGWGDTELVLPPGRWSDALASPAREFEGGVPVLVSDLFADRPVALLRTVRP; encoded by the coding sequence ATGACGCCCACCGCGACCTACCGGCTCCAGCTCCAGCCGGACTTCCCCTTCTCGGCGGCGGCCAAAGCCGTGCCCTACCTCGCCGCGCTCGGCGTCTCGCACCTGCACCTCTCGCCGGTGCTGGAGGCCGTCCCCGGCTCGGCGCACGGCTACGACGTCGTCGACCACTCCGCCGTACGCGCCGAGCTGGGCGGCGAGGACGGCCTGCGCCGGCTGGCGGCCCGGGCCCATGAGTACGGCCTCGGGATCGTCCTCGACATCGTCCCCAACCACATGGCCACCGCGCCCCGGCACAACAAGGCCCTGTGGGAGGTGCTGCGCGAGGGCCGGGACTCGCCGTACGCCCGCTGGTTCGACATCGACTGGGACGCGGGGGACGGCAAGCTGCTGATGCCCGTCCTGCCGGGCCCGGTCGGCGGCGAGCTGGCCGCCGGCGAGCTGCGCGTCGAGGAGGGCCTGCTGTGCCACGGCGAGCAGCGCTTCCCGCTGGCCGAGGGCACCGCGCACCTGCCGCTGCCCGAGCTGCTGGACCGTCAGCACTACCGGCTCGCGTGGTGGCGGCTGGCCCGTACGGAGCTCAACTACCGGCGGTTCTTCACCATCTCCGACCTGATCGGGGTGCGGGTCGAGGACCCGGAGGTGTTCGACGCGACCCACGCGAAGATCCTCGAGCTGGTACGGGACGGCGTCGTGGACGGGCTGCGGATCGACCACCCGGACGGGCTGGCCGACCCGGAGGCGTACCTGCGGCGGCTGGACGAGGCGACGGGTGGCGACTGCTGGACGGTCGTGGAGAAGATCCTCACCGGCGAGGAGCCGCTCCCCGCGGGCTGGCCGGTCGCCGGGACCACCGGCTACGACGCGCTGCACCGGATCGACGGCGTCTTCACCGACCCGGTGGGCGCGCGGGCGCTGGAGGACCTGTACCGCACGGTCGCGGCGCCGGCCGGGGACCGGGGCGGGTACTGGGAAGGTACGGTGCGCCGGGCCGCGTACAAGGTCGTCATCCATGAACTGGCCGCCGAGACCGCGTTCCTCGGCCGGGCGGCGGAACGAATCTGCGCCGCGGACCCGGCCCTGCGGGACCACGCGCCGTGGGCGCTGCGCACGGCGATCCGGGAGCTGCTGGTCCGGGTGCCGGTCTACCGCCCGTACACGACGGCGGGCGGCCCGAGCCCGGACGCGGCGGAGGCGGCGGTGTCCGACGAGGCGGTACGGCAGGTGAAGGCGGCCTTCGTCGTGCCGGGCGAGTCGGCGGCGGTGGACGTCGTACGGGAGCTGGCGCTCGGCCGGCTCGGTACGGGCCCGGACCACGTGGCGTTCTGCGCGCGCTTCGCCCAGACGTCGTCGGCGCTGCGCGCCAAGTCCGTGGAGGACACGGCGTTCTACCGCTACGTGCCGCTGATCTCGGCGAACGAGGTGGGCGGCGATCCGGGCGATCCGGCGGTGAGCCCGGAGCGGTTCCACGCGTACTGCGCCCGGCTGGCACGCGACTGGCCGACCACCGGAACCGTACTGACGACGCACGACACCAAGCGCAGCGCGGACGTTCGGGCCGGGATCGCTGTCCTGTCCGAGTGCCCCGAGCGGTGGGGCGACCTGCTGGAGCGGGTGACGGGCGTGGCGGCGCCGGACCCGCAGATGGCCTGGCAGGCGTGGCAGACGTCGGTGGGTTTCACCCCGGCGGGCGAGATCCTGGAGGAGAACGACGGGGGCGGGCGCGCGTTCGGCGCCGCTCCCGGGACGCCGGCCGGGGACGTGGAGGCGGCGGAGGCCTCCTGGCCGGACGGCGCGCGGATGGTGCCGGCCCTGCTCAAGTCGGTGCGGGAGGCGGGGCTGCACACCAACTGGACCGAGGGCGACCCGCTGTACGAGCGCGCGGTGACGGAGTTCGTCGAGGCGGGTCCGGCCGGGCCGGCGCGGCGGACGGTCGCCGCGTTCACCCGCACGCTCGGCCCCTACGTACGGGCGAGCGCGCTGGGCGCGGCGCTGGTGCACCTGACGATGCCGGGGGTCCCCGACCTGTACCAGGGCACGGAGCGGGAGTACGTGGCCCTGGTGGACCCGGACAACCGGGCGCCGTTCCGGACCGGGCCGCCCGACGAGAAGACGGTGGTCACGACGGCGGCGCTGGGGCTGCGCCGGGAGCGTCCCGAGGTGTTCGGCGCGTCGGGGACGTACCTGCCGCTGACCGCGAACGGCCGGGCCACGGACCACTGCCTGGCGTTCTGCCGCTCGGGCGAGGTGGTCACGGCGGTGACGCGGCTGCCTCTGCGCCTGGCGGAGGCGGGGGGCTGGGGCGACACCGAGCTGGTCCTGCCGCCGGGGCGCTGGTCGGACGCGCTGGCGTCCCCGGCGAGGGAGTTCGAGGGCGGCGTACCGGTGCTCGTGTCGGACCTCTTCGCGGACCGCCCGGTGGCGTTGCTGAGGACCGTTCGTCCGTAG